From one Drosophila subpulchrella strain 33 F10 #4 breed RU33 chromosome 3L, RU_Dsub_v1.1 Primary Assembly, whole genome shotgun sequence genomic stretch:
- the LOC119554572 gene encoding adenylate cyclase type 5 isoform X1 — MRNTQINYHQPNQHQRYYQQEERNFSYSAQDQGGRSGQMSGASGAGTGGPGGPGGPGGVGGGATHIFRSLSSESQKREWSKRLSLRGMRHGGPGGTGTGTGSGSSSLASSKEESKHRKFFSRSASLRQAGSGGGGSQQTSMELHVPGQEGKVGAGGASSGAGSPQTQTQPSTPKKSNWEVIEHFNTSAKGGKAMVSSSLIAAGITRCNIDESMDSTNSSSTCHSPMIYQRDETQLLQPGDAGNVEANNPIPGGGGSGTGSGPVSPSISFWFRLNRIILRLCSTHQFKNLQVEMLYQRYFLRMNQSNTTHILALLLALILALSCTHLVFTTLQLRGSTSLLLEISEIGLDANATVGNLTTTTMKPPASAGQIAQGRSFVPVLGLNSNASWLAKEAGGGGSDLKSAHSHNPADFEADDNGQPGRQWRRQKRKHYRRLHKHRYKHKSHQQHRTRYRIREKRSLQDIGLARGRGSQLIVDTAPDDVYTVSRDQVDKDDDGADDDDGGRRVGSKRITYTPRVRDNNQISQAERDEVLNTSSNAGPAADNLDTPLGYGHLISLILLQVDRSVLVFLIVMLICGIVYAFLLCILSKPAMNEIFLVLVSYVILATFLAIEVAVSYAMQPSKSFNGSACCIVLIYMTYTMLPLRLREALIGGILLSVVHLYTCLRFTAIEDEAVEALHWEELLCTLVALLLANLTGVYTHWPKEKAQRKAFIETRQCIEARLRTQRENQQQERLLLSVLPRHVAMEMKDDIAGQPRDTQFHKIYIQRHENVSILFADICGFTSLSDQCTAEELVRLLNELFARFDRLAAEHHCLRIKLLGDCYYCVSGLPEPRPDHAHCAVEMGLDMIDAIALVREVMAVNVNMRVGIHTGRVHCGVLGLVKWQFDVWSNDVTLANHMESGGIPGRVHITKETLKCLDGDYEVEVGNGNERNSYLKDHQIETYLIVPGDIYRPHKKSRNRLQVNGNISKELRMMGHGTAQKHTSKFGFGDSSESTKDPEDEVNEYLMRAIDARSIDHLRAEHCQSLLLCFKDNVLERKYASEPDRMLCVYFYCSLLVLLGTSIMRLVVFQSSLLTLALSTGALLLLGFLVFLVACHKINFQLPADIKRFSLRIHSNRRISQFFAFASVALIVLTTLLAMFQESGRQLELLQRRRFWLDVYGNVSLNATQSNAEMLDPQDPLCDFYLAYNTFLLLTLLSMMSCATYQVLRILLKLLLLLLASGSYMACSTYLYSRSRQISHELANEEALLRYIIDSIFLFAFMLALIFHSHQTEATYRLDFIWKLQATEEKEDMEHLQAYNRKLLENILPVHVAEHFLSREKHLDDLYHEQCDSVCILFASIPNFSEFYVELEGNNEGVECLRLLNEIIADFDDLLSDERFRCIEKIKSTGATYMAASGLTANTCDRVNFSHVTAMADYALQLFDKIEEVNMHSFNNFRMRIGINIGPVVAGVIGACKPQYDIWGNAVNVASRMDSTGLVDHIQVTQEMQQILEGRGFELTCRGSVDVKGKGSMITYFLKGKKPIEVKEDLAQAEIEPPKTLTLTKEPEKSIANAENQLEQAKEDSVEQEDDLLPSPDIDMNSNMQNLTAQRRKSLCRQHNISSSFGTTVSSSTGITPSISNSSSVVTIGALPTILRSGNPNPTTTDSCSESGGASKSLATPTAPPRTLVADLKDEIARDEKIGLKDSIENLEILLKNNISLSDLSNKQQQNLRGETSSSTTTTLRKRDTIVSFNVTETVTTTATPFSSSLGSSNSSAQPKKRRSVTTIAASFTTSTTTRLLSNESQSSTQTAPGTLESGGSSMPGQSSTENSSQDWQPRTASLEPNRSPIKTSQSMSPIGQLTTDVFVLPNSRSMVLISSTNGSVSGMGTGGGGSSPRTGLLQDVST, encoded by the exons ATCAAGGGGGTCGAAGTGGCCAAATGAGCGGAGCGTCGGGAGCGGGAACAGGTGGTCCAGGTGGCCCAGGTGGCCCAGGTGGAGTGGGCGGCGGTGCCACCCACATCTTTCGCTCGCTGTCATCGGAGAGCCAGAAGCGGGAATGGTCCAAGCGGCTCTCCCTCCGGGGAATGCGCCACGGAGGTCCTGGCGGCACTGGAACGGGAACGGGATCGGGCTCCTCGAGCCTGGCCAGCAGCAAGGAG GAGAGCAAGCACAGAAAGTTCTTCAGCCGCTCGGCCTCGTTGCGTCAAGCGGGGAGTGGCGGAGGTGGGAGCCAGCAGACCTCCATGGAGCTGCATGTGCCCGGCCAGGAGGGAAAGGTCGGCGCAGGAGGAGCCTCCTCCGGAGCGGGCTCACCGCAGACCCAGACCCAGCCGTCGACGCCCAAGAAGTCCAACTGGGAGGTGATCGAACATTTCAATACGAGTGCCAAGGGAGGCAAGGCCATGGTTAGCAGCAGTTTGATTGCG GCTGGCATTACGCGGTGCAACATAGACGAATCCATGGACTCCACCAACTCCAGCTCCACCTGCCACAGTCCCATGATCTACCAACGTGACGAGACGCAGCTGTTGCAGCCAG GCGATGCCGGCAATGTGGAGGCCAACAATCCGATTCCGGGCGGCGGAGGATCCGGAACGGGAAGCGGTCCCGTGAGCCCCAGCATCTCCTTCTGGTTCCGTTTGAACCGCATCATCCTGCGCCTCTGCTCCACGCACCAGTTCAAGAATCTCCAG GTGGAAATGCTGTATCAGCGGTATTTTCTGCGTATGAACCAGAGCAATACGACGCACATTTTGGCCCTGCTTTTGGCCCTGATTTTGGCCCTGTCCTGCACGCATTTGGTCTTTACCACGCTGCAGCTGCGGGGCAGCACCTCCCTGCTGTTGGAGATCAGCGAAATTGGGCTGGACGCAAATGCGACCGTTGGCAACTTGACGACCACCACAATGAAGCCGCCGGCATCAGCGGGTCAAATTGCCCAAGGCAGGAGCTTCGTTCCGGTTTTGGGTCTCAATTCCAATGCCAGTTGGTTGGCAAAAGAGGCGGGGGGTGGGGGCTCTGATTTGAAATCGGCCCATAGCCACAACCCCGCCGATTTTGAAGCCGACGATAATGGGCAGCCGGGGAGGCAGTGGCGCCGGCAGAAGCGCAAACATTATCGACGCCTCCACAAGCACCGGTACAAGCACAAGTCGCACCAACAACACCGCACCAG ATACAGGATACGGGAGAAGCGGAGTCTGCAGGATATTGGGCTGGCTAGGGGCCGAGGGAGCCAGCTGATTGTTGACACTGCCCCCGATGATGTGTACACAGTTTCTCGTGACCAGGTCGATAAGGATGATGATGgagctgatgatgatgatggagGGCGGAGGGTTGGCAGTAAAcgcattacgtatacgccgcgTGTCCGCGACAACAATCAAATTTCACAAGCGGAACGTGATGAAGTGTTAAATACATCGTCAAACGCAGGTCCTGCAGCCGATAATTTGGACACTCCCCTGGGCTATGGCCACCTCATCTCCCTGATCCTGCTGCAGGTGGACAGGTCGGTGCTGGTCTTCCTCATTGTCATGCTAATCTGCGGGATTGTCTACGCCT TCCTGCTGTGCATCCTCTCCAAGCCAGCCATGAACGAGATCTTCCTGGTGCTGGTGTCCTACGTCATTTTGGCCACCTTCCTGGCCATCGAGGTGGCCGTCAGCTATGCCATGCAACCCAG CAAATCCTTCAACGGCAGCGCCTGCTGCATCGTGCTCATCTACATGACCTACACGATGCTGCCCCTCCGCCTCCGGGAGGCACTGATCGGAGGCATCCTCCTGAGCGTCGTCCATCTGTACACCTGCCTGAGGTTCACCGCCATCGAGGACGAGGCGGTGGAGGCGCTCCACTGGGAGGAG CTGCTCTGCACTCTGGTGGCCCTCCTCCTGGCCAACCTCACCGGGGTCTACACCCACTGGCCCAAGGAAAAGGCCCAGCGGAAGGCCTTCATCGAGACGCGGCAGTGCATCGAGGCCAGGCTGAGGACCCAGCGGGAAAATCAGCAACAG GAGCGCTTGTTGCTGTCGGTGCTGCCTCGTCATGTGGCCATGGAGATGAAGGACGACATTGCGGGCCAGCCACGTGACACACAGTTCCATAAGATATACATCCAGCGGCACGAGAACGTCAG CATCCTTTTTGCGGACATTTGCGGTTTCACAAGCCTCTCGGATCAGTGCACCGCCGAGGAATTGGTGCGCCTGCTGAACGAGCTCTTTGCCCG CTTTGATCGATTGGCCGCGGAGCATCATTGTCTGCGCATTAAGCTGCTGGGCGATTGTTACTACTGCGTCTCCGGACTCCCAGAACCCCGTCCGGATCACGCCCATTGTGCCGTCGAAATGGGTCTCGATATGATTGACGCCATCGC CCTGGTCCGCGAGGTTATGGCCGTGAATGTGAACATGCGAGTGGGCATCCACACGGGCCGGGTGCACTGCGGTGTTTTGGGCCTGGTCAAGTGGCAGTTCGACGTCTGGTCCAATGACGTAACGCTGGCCAACCACATGGAGAGTGGCGGCATACCCGG ACGCGTTCACATCACCAAGGAGACCCTCAAATGTCTGGATGGCGATTACGAAGTGGAGGTCGGCAATGGAAACGAACGCAATTCGTATCTCAAGGATCATCAGATAGAAACGTACCTAATTGTGCCGGGGGATATATACAGACCG CACAAAAAGTCTCGCAATCGCCTGCAGGTCAATGGCAATATATCCAAAGAACTGCGCATGATGGGCCATGGAACAGCCCAAAAGCACACTTCCAA ATTTGGCTTCGGCGACAGTTCGGAGAGCACCAAGGATCCCGAGGACGAGGTGAATGAGTATCTCATGCGCGCCATTGATGCCCGCAGCATTGATCATCTGAGGGCCGAGCACTGTCAGTCCCTGCTGCTCTGCTTCAAGGATAATGTGCTGGAGAGAAAG TACGCCAGCGAACCGGATCGCATGTTGTGTGTTTACTTCTACTGCAGTCTGTTGGTTTTGCTCGGCACCAGCATAATGCGGCTGGTGGTGTTCCAGAG CTCCCTGCTGACGTTGGCCTTGTCCACTGGAGCTCTGCTGCTGCTCGGGTTTCTGGTATTTCTGGTGGCATGTCATAAAATCAACTTTCAG CTGCCAGCGGACATCAAACGCTTCTCATTGCGCATTCATAGCAATCGCAGGATATCGCAGTTTTTCGCCTTCGCGAGTGTCGCCCTGATTGTCCTTACCACTCTGCTGGCCATG TTCCAGGAATCGGGCCGCCAACTGGAGTTGCTGCAAAGGAGGCGCTTTTGGCTGGATGTTTACGGGAATGTCAGTCTGAATGCCACGCAGTCCAACGCGGAGATGCTCGACCCCCAGGACCCCTTGTGCGATTTCTACCTGGCATACAAT ACGTTCCTGCTGCTGACGCTGCTCTCGATGATGAGCTGTGCCACCTACCAAGTGCTGCGCATCCTGCtgaagctgctgctgctcctcctggCCTCCGGCAGCTACATGGCCTGCTCCACCTACTTGTACTCGCGCAGCAGGCAAATAAGCCATGAGTTGGC GAACGAGGAGGCCCTGCTGCGCTACATAATTGATTCCATCTTCCTGTTcgccttcatgctggccctgATTTTCCACAGCCACCAGACGGAGGCCACTTACCGCCTGGACTTTATTTGGAAGCTGCAGGCCACGG AGGAAAAAGAGGATATGGAGCACCTGCAGGCTTACAACCGAAAACTGCTCGAAAACATTCTGCCCGTCCACGTAGCCGAGCATTTCCTGAGCCGTGAAAAGCACCTTGAT GACCTGTACCACGAGCAATGCGACTCGGTGTGCATCTTGTTCGCCAGCATTCCCAACTTTTCCGAGTTCTACGTGGAACTGGAGGGCAACAACGAGGGCGTGGAGTGCCTGCGACTGCTCAACGAGATTATCGCCGACTTTGACGACCTGCTCAGCGACGAGCGCTTCCG CTGCATCGAGAAAATCAAGAGCACGGGTGCCACTTACATGGCGGCATCCGGACTCACGGCCAACACCTGCGACCGGGTCAACTTCAGCCACGTGACCGCCATGGCCGACTACGCCCTCCAGCTGTTCGACAAGATCGAGGAGGTCAACATGCACTCCTTCAACAATTTTCGGATGCGAATAG GGATTAATATTGGTCCTGTGGTGGCCGGGGTCATTGGAGCCTGCAAGCCCCAATATGACATTTGGGGCAATGCCGTCAACGTGGCCTCGCGAATGGACTCCACAGGTCTGGTGGATCACATCCAG GTGACCCAGGAGATGCAGCAGATCCTTGAGGGGCGCGGCTTCGAGCTCACTTGCCGGGGCAGCGTGGATGTGAAGGGCAAGGGCTCCATGATCACCTACTTCCTGAAGGGCAAGAAGCCTATCGAAGTCAAGGAGGACCTGGCCCAGGCCGAGATTGAGCCACCCAAGACCTTGACTTTGACCAAGGAGCCGGAGAAGTCAATCGCCAATGCAGAGAATCAGCTGGAGCAGGCCAAGGAGGATTCCGTGGAGCAGGAGGACGACCTGCTGCCCTCGCCCGACATCGATATGAATTCCAATATGCAGAACCTGACGGCGCAGCGGAGGAAGTCCCTCTGCCGGCAGCACAACATATCCTCCTCCTTCGGCACCACCGTGAGCAGCTCCACGGGAATAACCCCTAGTATTTCCAACAGCTCCAGTGTGGTCACCATCGGCGCTCTGCCCACCATCCTGCGAAGTGGTAATCCAAATCCCACAACCACTGACAGTTGCTCAGAAAGTGGAGGAGCCAGCAAGTccctggccacgcccactgctCCGCCAAGGACCCTGGTGGCGGATCTAAAGGATGAGATAGCCAGGGATGAGAAGATCGGTTTGAAGGACTCCATTGAGAACCTGGAGATTCTGCTGAAGAACAACATCAGCCTGTCGGATCTGAGCaacaagcagcagcagaatcTGCGGGGTGAGACGAGCAGCTCAACCACCACCACTCTGAGGAAAAGGGACACCATTGTGAGCTTCAATGTGACGGAGACGGTGACCACCACAGCCACGCccttctcctcctccttgGGGTCATCCAACTCCTCGGCGCAGCCCAAGAAGCGCCGGTCGGTGACCACCATTGCGGCCAGTTTCACCACCTCCACAACCACTAGATTATTGTCCAACGAGAGCCAGAGCTCCACGCAGACGGCACCGGGAACCCTGGAGAGCGGTGGTTCCTCGATGCCTGGCCAATCCTCCACCGAGAACTCATCACAGGACTGGCAGCCCCGAACAGCCTCGCTGGAACCCAACAGAAGTCCCATCAAGACCTCGCAGTCAATGAGCCCCATCGGCCAACTGACCACCGACGTCTTTGTCCTGCCCAACAGCCGGAGCATGGTGCTCATCAGCAGCACGAACGGATCGGTTTCCGGCATGGGAACGGGGGGCGGGGGCAGTAGCCCGAGGACCGGTCTCCTGCAGGATGTCAGCACGTAG
- the LOC119554572 gene encoding adenylate cyclase type 5 isoform X2, with protein sequence MSGASGAGTGGPGGPGGPGGVGGGATHIFRSLSSESQKREWSKRLSLRGMRHGGPGGTGTGTGSGSSSLASSKEESKHRKFFSRSASLRQAGSGGGGSQQTSMELHVPGQEGKVGAGGASSGAGSPQTQTQPSTPKKSNWEVIEHFNTSAKGGKAMVSSSLIAAGITRCNIDESMDSTNSSSTCHSPMIYQRDETQLLQPGDAGNVEANNPIPGGGGSGTGSGPVSPSISFWFRLNRIILRLCSTHQFKNLQVEMLYQRYFLRMNQSNTTHILALLLALILALSCTHLVFTTLQLRGSTSLLLEISEIGLDANATVGNLTTTTMKPPASAGQIAQGRSFVPVLGLNSNASWLAKEAGGGGSDLKSAHSHNPADFEADDNGQPGRQWRRQKRKHYRRLHKHRYKHKSHQQHRTRYRIREKRSLQDIGLARGRGSQLIVDTAPDDVYTVSRDQVDKDDDGADDDDGGRRVGSKRITYTPRVRDNNQISQAERDEVLNTSSNAGPAADNLDTPLGYGHLISLILLQVDRSVLVFLIVMLICGIVYAFLLCILSKPAMNEIFLVLVSYVILATFLAIEVAVSYAMQPSKSFNGSACCIVLIYMTYTMLPLRLREALIGGILLSVVHLYTCLRFTAIEDEAVEALHWEELLCTLVALLLANLTGVYTHWPKEKAQRKAFIETRQCIEARLRTQRENQQQERLLLSVLPRHVAMEMKDDIAGQPRDTQFHKIYIQRHENVSILFADICGFTSLSDQCTAEELVRLLNELFARFDRLAAEHHCLRIKLLGDCYYCVSGLPEPRPDHAHCAVEMGLDMIDAIALVREVMAVNVNMRVGIHTGRVHCGVLGLVKWQFDVWSNDVTLANHMESGGIPGRVHITKETLKCLDGDYEVEVGNGNERNSYLKDHQIETYLIVPGDIYRPHKKSRNRLQVNGNISKELRMMGHGTAQKHTSKFGFGDSSESTKDPEDEVNEYLMRAIDARSIDHLRAEHCQSLLLCFKDNVLERKYASEPDRMLCVYFYCSLLVLLGTSIMRLVVFQSSLLTLALSTGALLLLGFLVFLVACHKINFQLPADIKRFSLRIHSNRRISQFFAFASVALIVLTTLLAMFQESGRQLELLQRRRFWLDVYGNVSLNATQSNAEMLDPQDPLCDFYLAYNTFLLLTLLSMMSCATYQVLRILLKLLLLLLASGSYMACSTYLYSRSRQISHELANEEALLRYIIDSIFLFAFMLALIFHSHQTEATYRLDFIWKLQATEEKEDMEHLQAYNRKLLENILPVHVAEHFLSREKHLDDLYHEQCDSVCILFASIPNFSEFYVELEGNNEGVECLRLLNEIIADFDDLLSDERFRCIEKIKSTGATYMAASGLTANTCDRVNFSHVTAMADYALQLFDKIEEVNMHSFNNFRMRIGINIGPVVAGVIGACKPQYDIWGNAVNVASRMDSTGLVDHIQVTQEMQQILEGRGFELTCRGSVDVKGKGSMITYFLKGKKPIEVKEDLAQAEIEPPKTLTLTKEPEKSIANAENQLEQAKEDSVEQEDDLLPSPDIDMNSNMQNLTAQRRKSLCRQHNISSSFGTTVSSSTGITPSISNSSSVVTIGALPTILRSGNPNPTTTDSCSESGGASKSLATPTAPPRTLVADLKDEIARDEKIGLKDSIENLEILLKNNISLSDLSNKQQQNLRGETSSSTTTTLRKRDTIVSFNVTETVTTTATPFSSSLGSSNSSAQPKKRRSVTTIAASFTTSTTTRLLSNESQSSTQTAPGTLESGGSSMPGQSSTENSSQDWQPRTASLEPNRSPIKTSQSMSPIGQLTTDVFVLPNSRSMVLISSTNGSVSGMGTGGGGSSPRTGLLQDVST encoded by the exons ATGAGCGGAGCGTCGGGAGCGGGAACAGGTGGTCCAGGTGGCCCAGGTGGCCCAGGTGGAGTGGGCGGCGGTGCCACCCACATCTTTCGCTCGCTGTCATCGGAGAGCCAGAAGCGGGAATGGTCCAAGCGGCTCTCCCTCCGGGGAATGCGCCACGGAGGTCCTGGCGGCACTGGAACGGGAACGGGATCGGGCTCCTCGAGCCTGGCCAGCAGCAAGGAG GAGAGCAAGCACAGAAAGTTCTTCAGCCGCTCGGCCTCGTTGCGTCAAGCGGGGAGTGGCGGAGGTGGGAGCCAGCAGACCTCCATGGAGCTGCATGTGCCCGGCCAGGAGGGAAAGGTCGGCGCAGGAGGAGCCTCCTCCGGAGCGGGCTCACCGCAGACCCAGACCCAGCCGTCGACGCCCAAGAAGTCCAACTGGGAGGTGATCGAACATTTCAATACGAGTGCCAAGGGAGGCAAGGCCATGGTTAGCAGCAGTTTGATTGCG GCTGGCATTACGCGGTGCAACATAGACGAATCCATGGACTCCACCAACTCCAGCTCCACCTGCCACAGTCCCATGATCTACCAACGTGACGAGACGCAGCTGTTGCAGCCAG GCGATGCCGGCAATGTGGAGGCCAACAATCCGATTCCGGGCGGCGGAGGATCCGGAACGGGAAGCGGTCCCGTGAGCCCCAGCATCTCCTTCTGGTTCCGTTTGAACCGCATCATCCTGCGCCTCTGCTCCACGCACCAGTTCAAGAATCTCCAG GTGGAAATGCTGTATCAGCGGTATTTTCTGCGTATGAACCAGAGCAATACGACGCACATTTTGGCCCTGCTTTTGGCCCTGATTTTGGCCCTGTCCTGCACGCATTTGGTCTTTACCACGCTGCAGCTGCGGGGCAGCACCTCCCTGCTGTTGGAGATCAGCGAAATTGGGCTGGACGCAAATGCGACCGTTGGCAACTTGACGACCACCACAATGAAGCCGCCGGCATCAGCGGGTCAAATTGCCCAAGGCAGGAGCTTCGTTCCGGTTTTGGGTCTCAATTCCAATGCCAGTTGGTTGGCAAAAGAGGCGGGGGGTGGGGGCTCTGATTTGAAATCGGCCCATAGCCACAACCCCGCCGATTTTGAAGCCGACGATAATGGGCAGCCGGGGAGGCAGTGGCGCCGGCAGAAGCGCAAACATTATCGACGCCTCCACAAGCACCGGTACAAGCACAAGTCGCACCAACAACACCGCACCAG ATACAGGATACGGGAGAAGCGGAGTCTGCAGGATATTGGGCTGGCTAGGGGCCGAGGGAGCCAGCTGATTGTTGACACTGCCCCCGATGATGTGTACACAGTTTCTCGTGACCAGGTCGATAAGGATGATGATGgagctgatgatgatgatggagGGCGGAGGGTTGGCAGTAAAcgcattacgtatacgccgcgTGTCCGCGACAACAATCAAATTTCACAAGCGGAACGTGATGAAGTGTTAAATACATCGTCAAACGCAGGTCCTGCAGCCGATAATTTGGACACTCCCCTGGGCTATGGCCACCTCATCTCCCTGATCCTGCTGCAGGTGGACAGGTCGGTGCTGGTCTTCCTCATTGTCATGCTAATCTGCGGGATTGTCTACGCCT TCCTGCTGTGCATCCTCTCCAAGCCAGCCATGAACGAGATCTTCCTGGTGCTGGTGTCCTACGTCATTTTGGCCACCTTCCTGGCCATCGAGGTGGCCGTCAGCTATGCCATGCAACCCAG CAAATCCTTCAACGGCAGCGCCTGCTGCATCGTGCTCATCTACATGACCTACACGATGCTGCCCCTCCGCCTCCGGGAGGCACTGATCGGAGGCATCCTCCTGAGCGTCGTCCATCTGTACACCTGCCTGAGGTTCACCGCCATCGAGGACGAGGCGGTGGAGGCGCTCCACTGGGAGGAG CTGCTCTGCACTCTGGTGGCCCTCCTCCTGGCCAACCTCACCGGGGTCTACACCCACTGGCCCAAGGAAAAGGCCCAGCGGAAGGCCTTCATCGAGACGCGGCAGTGCATCGAGGCCAGGCTGAGGACCCAGCGGGAAAATCAGCAACAG GAGCGCTTGTTGCTGTCGGTGCTGCCTCGTCATGTGGCCATGGAGATGAAGGACGACATTGCGGGCCAGCCACGTGACACACAGTTCCATAAGATATACATCCAGCGGCACGAGAACGTCAG CATCCTTTTTGCGGACATTTGCGGTTTCACAAGCCTCTCGGATCAGTGCACCGCCGAGGAATTGGTGCGCCTGCTGAACGAGCTCTTTGCCCG CTTTGATCGATTGGCCGCGGAGCATCATTGTCTGCGCATTAAGCTGCTGGGCGATTGTTACTACTGCGTCTCCGGACTCCCAGAACCCCGTCCGGATCACGCCCATTGTGCCGTCGAAATGGGTCTCGATATGATTGACGCCATCGC CCTGGTCCGCGAGGTTATGGCCGTGAATGTGAACATGCGAGTGGGCATCCACACGGGCCGGGTGCACTGCGGTGTTTTGGGCCTGGTCAAGTGGCAGTTCGACGTCTGGTCCAATGACGTAACGCTGGCCAACCACATGGAGAGTGGCGGCATACCCGG ACGCGTTCACATCACCAAGGAGACCCTCAAATGTCTGGATGGCGATTACGAAGTGGAGGTCGGCAATGGAAACGAACGCAATTCGTATCTCAAGGATCATCAGATAGAAACGTACCTAATTGTGCCGGGGGATATATACAGACCG CACAAAAAGTCTCGCAATCGCCTGCAGGTCAATGGCAATATATCCAAAGAACTGCGCATGATGGGCCATGGAACAGCCCAAAAGCACACTTCCAA ATTTGGCTTCGGCGACAGTTCGGAGAGCACCAAGGATCCCGAGGACGAGGTGAATGAGTATCTCATGCGCGCCATTGATGCCCGCAGCATTGATCATCTGAGGGCCGAGCACTGTCAGTCCCTGCTGCTCTGCTTCAAGGATAATGTGCTGGAGAGAAAG TACGCCAGCGAACCGGATCGCATGTTGTGTGTTTACTTCTACTGCAGTCTGTTGGTTTTGCTCGGCACCAGCATAATGCGGCTGGTGGTGTTCCAGAG CTCCCTGCTGACGTTGGCCTTGTCCACTGGAGCTCTGCTGCTGCTCGGGTTTCTGGTATTTCTGGTGGCATGTCATAAAATCAACTTTCAG CTGCCAGCGGACATCAAACGCTTCTCATTGCGCATTCATAGCAATCGCAGGATATCGCAGTTTTTCGCCTTCGCGAGTGTCGCCCTGATTGTCCTTACCACTCTGCTGGCCATG TTCCAGGAATCGGGCCGCCAACTGGAGTTGCTGCAAAGGAGGCGCTTTTGGCTGGATGTTTACGGGAATGTCAGTCTGAATGCCACGCAGTCCAACGCGGAGATGCTCGACCCCCAGGACCCCTTGTGCGATTTCTACCTGGCATACAAT ACGTTCCTGCTGCTGACGCTGCTCTCGATGATGAGCTGTGCCACCTACCAAGTGCTGCGCATCCTGCtgaagctgctgctgctcctcctggCCTCCGGCAGCTACATGGCCTGCTCCACCTACTTGTACTCGCGCAGCAGGCAAATAAGCCATGAGTTGGC GAACGAGGAGGCCCTGCTGCGCTACATAATTGATTCCATCTTCCTGTTcgccttcatgctggccctgATTTTCCACAGCCACCAGACGGAGGCCACTTACCGCCTGGACTTTATTTGGAAGCTGCAGGCCACGG AGGAAAAAGAGGATATGGAGCACCTGCAGGCTTACAACCGAAAACTGCTCGAAAACATTCTGCCCGTCCACGTAGCCGAGCATTTCCTGAGCCGTGAAAAGCACCTTGAT GACCTGTACCACGAGCAATGCGACTCGGTGTGCATCTTGTTCGCCAGCATTCCCAACTTTTCCGAGTTCTACGTGGAACTGGAGGGCAACAACGAGGGCGTGGAGTGCCTGCGACTGCTCAACGAGATTATCGCCGACTTTGACGACCTGCTCAGCGACGAGCGCTTCCG CTGCATCGAGAAAATCAAGAGCACGGGTGCCACTTACATGGCGGCATCCGGACTCACGGCCAACACCTGCGACCGGGTCAACTTCAGCCACGTGACCGCCATGGCCGACTACGCCCTCCAGCTGTTCGACAAGATCGAGGAGGTCAACATGCACTCCTTCAACAATTTTCGGATGCGAATAG GGATTAATATTGGTCCTGTGGTGGCCGGGGTCATTGGAGCCTGCAAGCCCCAATATGACATTTGGGGCAATGCCGTCAACGTGGCCTCGCGAATGGACTCCACAGGTCTGGTGGATCACATCCAG GTGACCCAGGAGATGCAGCAGATCCTTGAGGGGCGCGGCTTCGAGCTCACTTGCCGGGGCAGCGTGGATGTGAAGGGCAAGGGCTCCATGATCACCTACTTCCTGAAGGGCAAGAAGCCTATCGAAGTCAAGGAGGACCTGGCCCAGGCCGAGATTGAGCCACCCAAGACCTTGACTTTGACCAAGGAGCCGGAGAAGTCAATCGCCAATGCAGAGAATCAGCTGGAGCAGGCCAAGGAGGATTCCGTGGAGCAGGAGGACGACCTGCTGCCCTCGCCCGACATCGATATGAATTCCAATATGCAGAACCTGACGGCGCAGCGGAGGAAGTCCCTCTGCCGGCAGCACAACATATCCTCCTCCTTCGGCACCACCGTGAGCAGCTCCACGGGAATAACCCCTAGTATTTCCAACAGCTCCAGTGTGGTCACCATCGGCGCTCTGCCCACCATCCTGCGAAGTGGTAATCCAAATCCCACAACCACTGACAGTTGCTCAGAAAGTGGAGGAGCCAGCAAGTccctggccacgcccactgctCCGCCAAGGACCCTGGTGGCGGATCTAAAGGATGAGATAGCCAGGGATGAGAAGATCGGTTTGAAGGACTCCATTGAGAACCTGGAGATTCTGCTGAAGAACAACATCAGCCTGTCGGATCTGAGCaacaagcagcagcagaatcTGCGGGGTGAGACGAGCAGCTCAACCACCACCACTCTGAGGAAAAGGGACACCATTGTGAGCTTCAATGTGACGGAGACGGTGACCACCACAGCCACGCccttctcctcctccttgGGGTCATCCAACTCCTCGGCGCAGCCCAAGAAGCGCCGGTCGGTGACCACCATTGCGGCCAGTTTCACCACCTCCACAACCACTAGATTATTGTCCAACGAGAGCCAGAGCTCCACGCAGACGGCACCGGGAACCCTGGAGAGCGGTGGTTCCTCGATGCCTGGCCAATCCTCCACCGAGAACTCATCACAGGACTGGCAGCCCCGAACAGCCTCGCTGGAACCCAACAGAAGTCCCATCAAGACCTCGCAGTCAATGAGCCCCATCGGCCAACTGACCACCGACGTCTTTGTCCTGCCCAACAGCCGGAGCATGGTGCTCATCAGCAGCACGAACGGATCGGTTTCCGGCATGGGAACGGGGGGCGGGGGCAGTAGCCCGAGGACCGGTCTCCTGCAGGATGTCAGCACGTAG